A region from the Acyrthosiphon pisum isolate AL4f chromosome A1, pea_aphid_22Mar2018_4r6ur, whole genome shotgun sequence genome encodes:
- the LOC103309217 gene encoding uncharacterized protein LOC103309217: MNQFDIFATDGEVPNENRVDPNAASAQQQPLHVPGLIPPPQNISAIEHVRLPGFWRHSPQQWFTHAEAVFHSNRIKADLTKLNHVLTALDEDGIRTVSDLLGPNAQYSAVRDRLISAYAVPQATRFRTIVQHGGMGDRRPSQMLRDMRSVLPEGIGDAALKEFWMQKLPPTILTVISGLDGPLDTLAERADRVMDASAGREISVVSSPNTLENRFQTMESAITALTSQIAALVTSQSRQEQQSRQRISTRSRSRNRSQSRHRNKDFCYYHNRFGKEAKNCHDPCSFRSEN; the protein is encoded by the coding sequence ATGAACCAGTTTGACATTTTCGCTACCGACGGCGAGGTTCCGAACGAAAATCGCGTCGACCCGAACGCTGCGTCCGCTCAACAACAACCGTTACACGTTCCCGGCCTGATACCGCCTCCACAAAATATTTCCGCGATCGAACACGTGCGTCTTCCCGGATTTTGGCGACACTCACCACAGCAATGGTTTACGCACGCCGAAGCTGTCTTCCATAGCAACCGGATAAAAGCAGATCTGACCAAGCTGAACCACGTGCTCACGGCATTAGACGAGGACGGAATCCGAACGGTGTCGGACCTGCTAGGCCCGAACGCGCAGTATTCGGCAGTACGGGATCGTCTCATTTCGGCCTACGCCGTTCCACAAGCGACTCGCTTCCGCACCATTGTTCAACACGGGGGCATGGGTGACCGCCGCCCGTCGCAAATGCTCCGAGACATGCGAAGTGTCCTACCCGAAGGAATCGGCGACGCCGCGCTTAAAGAGTTCTGGATGCAAAAACTACCTCCCACCATTCTCACCGTTATCTCCGGACTTGACGGACCTTTGGACACCTTAGCCGAGCGTGCCGATCGCGTGATGGACGCGAGCGCCGGACGCGAAATCTCCGTCGTTTCCTCGCCCAATACACTCGAAAATCGATTCCAAACGATGGAAAGTGCAATTACCGCGTTAACCTCACAAATAGCCGCCCTCGTCACGTCGCAGTCGAGGCAAGAACAGCAATCACGGCAAAGAATTTCTACGCGTTCACGGTCTCGAAATCGCTCACAATCGCGCCATCGAAACAAGGACTTTTGTTACTACCACAACCGTTTCGGGAAAGAGGCAAAAAATTGCCACGACCCGTGCAGCTTCCGTTCGGAAAACTAG